TTTCTATTTTAATGTTACCATTAAAAACTGTGGCTTTACCAAAGAATCTATTAAGTCCTGAATATCCAAAAATTCTTCCCTGTGCATCAAAACCTAATGTCATCCCTTTTTCAGGATATAAGTTAGTTAAAACATAATCATTTTTATCAATTTCAGCTAAAGTAACACTCTTTGGCTCCTGCTTTTTTGATGCAACTTGAAGTTCTGTACAAGAAGCAAATAAAAAAACCATAGATGCTAATATAAGTATT
The sequence above is drawn from the Fusobacterium sp. DD2 genome and encodes:
- a CDS encoding META domain-containing protein, whose product is MKKILILASMVFLFASCTELQVASKKQEPKSVTLAEIDKNDYVLTNLYPEKGMTLGFDAQGRIFGYSGLNRFFGKATVFNGNIKIENLATTRMSGPRDAMIAEAQYLAMLNDMTKISFDKDKLVLSNEKGEILIYTIKK